In Mariluticola halotolerans, one DNA window encodes the following:
- a CDS encoding nucleotidyltransferase and HEPN domain-containing protein has product MMKTGLDHMPDRKQRELARALDILHEEFEDALKEGTAEFKKKGRILKIILFGSYARGGWVDEPHTMKGYKSDFDLLIIVNNKKLCEFAAYWYKAKDRLIRDKHIETPVSFIVHSRREVNTYLREGQYFFSDIRKEGIVLYELDDEPLAEPKLLSPKDRLRVAKRHFDVRFSGAKMMLDTSVLQLGQSKDDDVWRKGAAFSLHQAIEGAYSTVLLTLTNYGPASHNIAFLRSLSEEQNRRLAEAWPRDQQRFRAWFNTLNEAYVKARYSEHYEISEEALVWLGEHTALLHQLVDMVCREHLERLMQEAG; this is encoded by the coding sequence ATGATGAAGACAGGTCTCGATCATATGCCGGACCGCAAGCAGCGCGAGCTGGCCCGGGCGCTCGACATCCTGCATGAGGAATTCGAGGACGCACTGAAAGAGGGAACAGCTGAGTTCAAGAAGAAGGGCCGGATCCTCAAGATCATTCTGTTCGGCTCCTATGCCCGCGGCGGCTGGGTGGATGAGCCGCATACGATGAAGGGCTATAAGTCAGACTTCGATCTTCTGATCATCGTCAACAACAAGAAGCTCTGCGAGTTCGCAGCCTATTGGTACAAGGCCAAGGATCGACTGATCCGGGACAAGCATATCGAGACCCCGGTCAGCTTCATTGTGCACTCCCGGCGAGAGGTGAACACCTATCTTCGGGAAGGCCAGTATTTCTTCTCTGACATTCGCAAGGAAGGCATTGTTCTTTACGAGCTCGATGACGAGCCGCTGGCCGAGCCGAAGCTGCTCTCGCCGAAGGATCGGTTGCGGGTGGCGAAGCGGCATTTTGACGTGCGATTTTCTGGCGCAAAAATGATGCTGGACACCTCGGTGCTGCAATTGGGTCAATCGAAAGATGACGACGTTTGGCGGAAAGGTGCAGCCTTTAGTCTGCACCAAGCAATTGAAGGTGCCTATTCCACCGTGCTTTTGACTTTGACCAACTACGGGCCCGCCTCTCACAACATCGCGTTCCTTCGTTCGCTGTCGGAGGAGCAGAACCGACGGCTTGCTGAAGCATGGCCGCGAGACCAACAACGTTTTCGTGCCTGGTTCAACACGTTGAACGAAGCTTACGTGAAAGCGCGCTACTCAGAGCATTACGAGATCAGCGAGGAAGCCCTCGTCTGGCTCGGCGAGCACACCGCCCTTCTCCACCAGCTCGTGGATATGGTGTGCCGCGAGCATTTGGAGAGGTTGATGCAGGAAGCGGGATGA
- a CDS encoding NACHT domain-containing protein yields the protein MKRVTDQPGIWALWGSPGRGKSTYLTYAVNELHKQEVPTIRHHYFLSLADSGDRNSFADIASSFMDQMVVRYRDAVKGLEETPTELRKWVGACGAHFAKKGKPFVVVVDGLDHVAREYADLSQMNQLFNALLPCPPNVTVLVGTQRVADSCLPLRLIQHVTSESWIEVPQMDRDAVQRWVVLQHKAGRVLLSNVHSTETEQHELGAIGDAFYATSLGHPLHLIYSFEAMVRHGLAFSPEEIARLPSCPEGDIRKYYAGLWRDLSPSAKQTIHAMAGSGFRWTATMLWSTRRNRPSP from the coding sequence ATGAAGCGTGTGACCGATCAGCCAGGGATCTGGGCGCTCTGGGGTTCGCCTGGTCGTGGAAAGAGTACCTATCTGACCTATGCGGTGAACGAACTGCATAAGCAAGAAGTGCCCACGATACGGCACCATTACTTCTTGTCGCTGGCTGACTCCGGCGACCGAAACTCCTTCGCGGACATCGCTTCGTCATTCATGGATCAAATGGTGGTTCGTTACCGAGACGCCGTGAAAGGACTTGAGGAGACTCCGACTGAATTGAGGAAATGGGTGGGCGCCTGTGGCGCTCATTTCGCTAAAAAGGGGAAGCCGTTCGTGGTTGTGGTCGACGGACTTGACCATGTGGCCAGGGAGTATGCTGATCTCAGCCAGATGAACCAACTTTTCAATGCCCTTCTTCCCTGCCCGCCTAACGTAACGGTGTTGGTCGGCACGCAAAGAGTCGCTGACAGCTGTCTGCCTCTTCGGTTGATCCAGCATGTCACCAGTGAGTCGTGGATCGAGGTTCCGCAGATGGACCGCGATGCGGTTCAACGGTGGGTGGTCCTGCAGCACAAGGCCGGGCGGGTGTTGCTTAGCAACGTTCACTCGACTGAAACGGAACAACATGAACTCGGCGCGATTGGAGACGCGTTCTACGCTACCTCATTGGGCCACCCTCTACACTTGATATATTCATTCGAAGCGATGGTTCGACACGGACTTGCATTTTCGCCCGAAGAAATCGCACGCCTTCCCAGCTGTCCCGAGGGCGACATCCGAAAGTACTATGCTGGACTGTGGCGCGATCTGTCGCCTTCTGCGAAGCAGACCATCCACGCGATGGCTGGCTCCGGTTTCAGATGGACTGCGACGATGCTTTGGTCCACTCGACGAAATAGACCATCTCCTTGA
- a CDS encoding mechanosensitive ion channel family protein: MQAAELYSVSSEWLINNVASLATAIIILVVGWTAARFVAGMVTNLLPNARGVDKTIAPLLAQSARYGILIFTVVIALSQLGVQTTSVLAVLGAAGLAIALALQGTLSNVASGVMLIWLRPVSTGEYIDGQGVAGTVVEIGLFGTRLRTADGVYVFVPNSQLWNSAITNYSRETRRRIDLRVGIAYDADIAAARKAMMKIATGDKRVLPDPAPVVYVETLGDSAVTMLLRLWVPTSDYWDALFQFTEEAKLAFDKAGIEIPYNKLDINVVQAEALLTQKQ, from the coding sequence ATGCAAGCCGCCGAACTCTATTCCGTTTCGTCCGAATGGCTCATCAACAATGTGGCCTCGCTCGCAACGGCGATCATCATTCTTGTCGTCGGCTGGACAGCCGCACGTTTTGTGGCGGGAATGGTCACAAATTTGCTGCCCAATGCGCGCGGCGTTGACAAGACCATCGCCCCCCTGCTCGCACAAAGTGCCCGCTATGGCATTCTGATTTTTACTGTCGTTATCGCCCTCAGCCAGCTCGGGGTGCAAACCACTTCGGTGCTGGCCGTTCTGGGTGCGGCCGGCCTTGCCATCGCGCTGGCCTTGCAGGGCACGCTGTCCAACGTGGCCTCAGGGGTTATGCTGATCTGGCTGCGGCCGGTTTCAACCGGCGAGTATATTGATGGTCAGGGCGTGGCCGGCACGGTGGTGGAAATCGGCCTGTTCGGCACGCGGTTGCGCACGGCGGACGGGGTTTATGTGTTTGTGCCGAATTCGCAGCTGTGGAATTCCGCCATTACCAATTACAGCCGCGAGACCCGGCGGCGCATCGATTTGCGGGTAGGCATTGCCTATGACGCGGATATTGCGGCGGCCCGCAAGGCGATGATGAAAATCGCGACAGGCGACAAGCGCGTCCTGCCCGACCCGGCGCCCGTGGTTTATGTCGAAACCCTCGGCGACAGTGCCGTGACCATGCTGTTGCGCCTTTGGGTGCCGACGTCGGACTACTGGGATGCGCTGTTCCAGTTCACCGAAGAGGCGAAACTTGCCTTTGACAAGGCCGGCATCGAAATTCCGTACAACAAGCTCGACATCAACGTTGTGCAGGCGGAAGCTCTCCTCACACAGAAGCAATAA
- the msrA gene encoding peptide-methionine (S)-S-oxide reductase MsrA: protein MTIRNGLMAWGTAAAMVMGNTAMAGAADTKTAVFAGGCFWCVESDFDHVDGVLATISGYTGGTLENPTYKDVTKGGTGHYEAVEITYDPAKVTYDELMVAFWHSVDPTDAGGQFCDRGDSYRTAVFVTPEQREVAEASKAAVAGEISAPIVTEILDVATFYPAEDYHQDYYTKNPVRYNFYRLSCGRNQRVDDVWGANSYLGIKH, encoded by the coding sequence ATGACAATCAGAAACGGACTGATGGCCTGGGGCACAGCCGCGGCCATGGTGATGGGCAACACGGCAATGGCCGGCGCTGCGGACACAAAGACCGCGGTCTTCGCGGGCGGCTGTTTCTGGTGCGTGGAAAGCGATTTTGACCATGTCGATGGCGTTCTCGCAACGATCTCCGGCTATACCGGCGGCACGCTGGAAAACCCCACCTACAAGGATGTCACAAAGGGCGGCACCGGCCATTATGAGGCGGTCGAGATCACCTATGACCCTGCAAAGGTGACCTATGATGAATTGATGGTCGCCTTCTGGCATTCGGTGGACCCAACCGATGCCGGTGGCCAGTTCTGTGACCGGGGCGACAGCTATCGCACAGCAGTTTTTGTGACACCCGAACAGCGGGAAGTGGCGGAAGCATCAAAGGCGGCGGTTGCGGGCGAAATCAGCGCGCCGATCGTTACCGAAATTCTCGATGTGGCGACCTTTTATCCGGCAGAAGATTACCATCAGGATTACTACACCAAAAACCCGGTGCGCTATAATTTCTACCGCCTGTCCTGCGGGCGCAATCAGCGGGTCGACGACGTGTGGGGTGCCAATTCCTATCTCGGCATCAAACACTAG
- a CDS encoding 2-isopropylmalate synthase, whose amino-acid sequence MTTETPAPQGNTDQVFIFDTTLRDGEQSPGATMTHQEKLQIAEILDAMGVDIIEAGFPIASNGDFEAVAEIARRSKKSVIAGLARAIIADIDRAGEAVRHAQRGRIHTFVSTSPIHLAHQMKKTEDEVIEIITKTVTHARNLIDDVEWSAMDATRTPTEFLVRCTEAAIKAGATTINLPDTVGYSTPQDYYQLFHDVIERVPDSDKAIFSVHCHNDLGMAVANSIAGVRAGARQVECTINGLGERAGNAALEEIVMAIRTRGDALPYHTGIETTHLARASKVVAAAANFPVQYNKAIVGKNAFAHESGIHQDGMLKNAETYEIMTPESVGIKSTSLVMGKHSGRHAFKEKLKELGYDLGDNQFQEAFQRFKDLADKKKHVYDADIVALVDDEVGSASDRIRLVDMEVVSKTGGVHRCDMTLSIDGENSTVSVEGTGSVDAIFNAIKTAVKADPHLVLYGVDAVTGGTDAQANAHVRLEMNNRIVSGNAAEADTLVASARAYLNAYNRLLVERGASAQGALAG is encoded by the coding sequence ATGACGACCGAAACACCCGCGCCCCAGGGCAATACCGATCAGGTTTTCATTTTTGACACGACATTGCGCGACGGCGAACAATCGCCCGGCGCAACGATGACGCATCAGGAAAAGCTGCAGATCGCCGAAATTCTCGACGCCATGGGCGTCGATATTATCGAGGCCGGTTTCCCCATCGCCTCGAATGGCGATTTCGAGGCCGTTGCCGAAATCGCCCGCCGGTCCAAAAAATCTGTGATCGCCGGTCTGGCCCGCGCCATCATCGCCGATATTGACCGGGCGGGGGAAGCCGTGCGCCACGCCCAGCGCGGCCGCATCCATACCTTTGTCTCTACCTCGCCGATCCATCTGGCCCACCAGATGAAAAAGACCGAGGACGAGGTCATCGAGATCATCACGAAGACAGTGACCCATGCCCGCAACCTCATCGATGATGTGGAATGGTCGGCGATGGATGCAACCCGCACCCCGACCGAATTTCTGGTGCGCTGCACGGAAGCCGCCATCAAGGCAGGTGCGACCACCATCAATCTGCCCGATACGGTCGGCTATTCGACGCCGCAGGATTATTATCAGCTGTTCCATGATGTGATCGAGCGCGTGCCGGACAGCGACAAGGCGATTTTCTCGGTTCATTGCCATAATGATCTGGGCATGGCCGTGGCCAATTCCATCGCCGGTGTCCGTGCCGGTGCACGGCAGGTTGAATGCACCATCAATGGTCTGGGCGAGCGCGCCGGCAATGCGGCCCTTGAAGAGATCGTTATGGCCATCCGCACCCGTGGCGATGCCTTGCCCTATCATACCGGCATCGAAACCACCCATCTGGCCCGCGCCTCCAAGGTCGTGGCAGCGGCGGCGAATTTCCCCGTCCAGTACAACAAGGCTATTGTCGGCAAGAACGCCTTTGCCCATGAAAGCGGTATTCATCAGGACGGCATGCTGAAAAACGCCGAAACCTATGAAATCATGACCCCGGAAAGCGTCGGCATCAAATCGACCTCCCTGGTCATGGGCAAGCATTCAGGCCGCCATGCCTTCAAGGAGAAGTTGAAGGAATTGGGCTATGATCTGGGTGACAACCAGTTCCAGGAAGCCTTCCAGCGTTTCAAGGATCTGGCCGACAAGAAAAAGCACGTCTATGACGCTGATATCGTCGCTCTGGTCGATGATGAAGTGGGTTCTGCCTCCGACCGTATCCGGCTGGTCGACATGGAAGTTGTCTCCAAGACCGGCGGTGTGCACCGCTGCGACATGACCTTGTCCATCGATGGCGAAAACAGCACGGTCAGCGTTGAGGGCACCGGCTCGGTCGACGCGATTTTCAATGCCATCAAGACAGCCGTCAAAGCTGACCCGCATCTGGTGCTTTATGGTGTCGATGCGGTGACGGGCGGCACGGACGCGCAGGCCAATGCTCATGTGCGTCTCGAAATGAACAACCGCATCGTCTCGGGCAATGCCGCCGAAGCGGATACGCTGGTCGCCTCGGCCCGCGCCTATCTCAATGCCTATAACCGCTTGCTGGTCGAGCGCGGAGCCTCGGCACAGGGCGCGCTGGCCGGATAG
- a CDS encoding CopD family protein, producing MDIFVNILVFLHLAALVFGMGSGFALSRLGPYYGQVGEDAKLKLFVLGRRYSKTANMALAVLWITGLLTVWLKYGGVAGLSGWFWAKMILVVILSASIGMGSAAYRKFVGGDVGASSRAAMAGRINLVAGLGVILCAVFAFA from the coding sequence ATGGACATTTTCGTCAATATTCTGGTTTTTCTGCATCTGGCCGCTCTGGTTTTCGGCATGGGCTCGGGTTTTGCCCTGTCCCGGCTTGGGCCCTATTATGGCCAGGTAGGTGAGGACGCCAAACTGAAACTGTTCGTTCTGGGGCGCCGTTACAGCAAAACCGCCAATATGGCGCTGGCTGTTTTGTGGATCACCGGCCTGCTGACGGTCTGGCTGAAATATGGTGGTGTTGCGGGGCTCTCGGGCTGGTTCTGGGCAAAAATGATTCTCGTGGTCATTCTCAGTGCTTCAATCGGCATGGGGTCTGCCGCCTACCGCAAATTCGTGGGTGGTGATGTGGGCGCCAGCTCTCGTGCGGCAATGGCCGGGCGCATCAACCTTGTGGCCGGGTTGGGGGTTATTCTGTGCGCTGTGTTTGCCTTTGCGTGA
- a CDS encoding PhzF family phenazine biosynthesis protein, translating into MQLAYTVLDVFTNKPMTGNQLAVVGKADGLSDDRMQAIAREFNLSETVFVRQPLVERHTASLRIFTPSIELPFAGHPTIGTAVLLGLQQRAAAVRLEEPIGLVTCIMERVTRNSGVARFKLPILPEEKGPGPAIADVATTLGIAPDEIGCGAYTTPMHYSAGVDFYLVPVRNAEVLSRVKLERRGWNEVYPAGHNAVYVFTETPEERGNDFAARMFAPGMGIGEDPATGAAAAALIGLIAAVGPHETGQAGYRLRQGHEMGRPSLIELQVGLEDRKLVHGGIGGSAVIVAEGRLDLPD; encoded by the coding sequence ATGCAACTTGCCTATACAGTTCTGGACGTTTTCACCAACAAGCCAATGACCGGCAATCAACTTGCCGTTGTCGGCAAGGCCGATGGATTGAGCGACGACCGGATGCAGGCCATCGCGCGGGAATTCAATCTGTCTGAAACTGTGTTTGTGCGGCAGCCGCTGGTTGAGCGGCATACGGCATCTCTGCGCATATTCACGCCCTCCATCGAACTGCCTTTCGCCGGGCACCCCACTATCGGCACGGCGGTGCTGCTGGGCTTGCAACAGCGTGCGGCGGCGGTGCGGCTGGAAGAGCCGATTGGCCTTGTGACCTGCATCATGGAGCGCGTCACGCGCAATTCCGGCGTTGCCCGTTTCAAGCTGCCCATATTGCCCGAGGAAAAGGGGCCGGGCCCAGCGATAGCTGATGTCGCCACAACCCTTGGCATTGCGCCTGATGAAATCGGCTGCGGTGCCTACACCACACCGATGCATTATTCCGCCGGGGTGGATTTTTATCTGGTGCCTGTCAGGAATGCCGAGGTTCTCAGCCGGGTGAAACTGGAACGGCGCGGCTGGAACGAGGTTTATCCCGCCGGCCACAACGCGGTCTATGTTTTCACTGAAACCCCGGAAGAACGCGGCAATGATTTCGCGGCCCGCATGTTTGCGCCCGGCATGGGTATTGGCGAGGATCCCGCGACCGGCGCTGCCGCGGCGGCCCTGATTGGCCTGATCGCCGCGGTCGGGCCGCACGAAACGGGGCAGGCAGGTTATCGTTTGCGCCAGGGCCATGAAATGGGCCGGCCCAGCCTGATTGAATTGCAGGTGGGGCTGGAGGACCGCAAGCTGGTGCATGGCGGCATTGGCGGTTCGGCAGTGATTGTGGCGGAAGGCCGGCTGGACCTGCCAGATTGA
- a CDS encoding heme-degrading domain-containing protein, whose amino-acid sequence MTVATDIARIIAQEQQLVFEGFDPDIALALGLDIKARAEDMGQAVAIDVRLWDRQLFWFAMRGTTADNAEWVRRKINVVRRFQKSSYRMLLERGGEGVMQPHWGLDFSKYVFAGGGFPITVEGVGVVGAVTVSGLPGRDDHGLVVEALCVATGADHDALALPPQ is encoded by the coding sequence ATGACCGTTGCCACAGATATCGCGCGCATCATCGCGCAGGAACAGCAATTGGTCTTTGAAGGTTTCGACCCCGACATTGCCCTGGCGCTCGGACTGGATATCAAGGCGCGTGCAGAAGACATGGGCCAGGCGGTTGCCATAGATGTGCGGCTTTGGGACCGGCAATTATTCTGGTTCGCCATGCGGGGGACCACCGCCGATAACGCCGAATGGGTGCGCCGCAAGATCAACGTGGTCCGCCGGTTTCAGAAAAGCAGCTATCGCATGCTGCTGGAACGGGGCGGCGAGGGCGTGATGCAACCCCATTGGGGACTCGATTTTTCCAAATACGTGTTTGCGGGCGGCGGCTTTCCGATCACGGTGGAAGGGGTGGGGGTCGTTGGCGCGGTCACCGTCTCGGGGCTGCCGGGCCGCGATGACCATGGTCTGGTGGTAGAGGCGCTATGTGTCGCAACCGGCGCCGACCACGACGCGCTGGCCCTGCCACCGCAATAG
- a CDS encoding sensor histidine kinase, translating to MDQTITPAADVMSRAVAEHRWEDTPLGPMAEWPAALKVAVRMMLSSHFPKAIAWGPDLITIYNTAFSPILGKKQNVLGSPFAKVWAEVWDDLGPIAKRAMSGDATFIEDFPLVINRNGYDEQAYFTFCYSPIYDEHGNVAGMMDTVIETTSKVETQRRSDFLNRELQHRMKNMLGSVSAITNQTLRNAESVEEARGALLHRIETLATAHSKILERQSDSAELFEVVTDALKPHIGNFSEQVSMTGPKISINERQSLALALAVNELATNAVKYGALKHTDGGLTIEWGLDEDTDTKHRFFFIWSENTGQPVQPPSRQGFGSKLMCQIVPVDFGGHAQLDYTDSGVVYSLRGSCGDLTEH from the coding sequence ATGGACCAGACTATAACGCCAGCGGCAGATGTCATGTCGCGCGCAGTCGCAGAGCACCGTTGGGAAGATACGCCTCTCGGGCCTATGGCGGAGTGGCCGGCGGCGCTCAAGGTTGCCGTCCGGATGATGCTGAGTTCCCATTTCCCCAAGGCCATCGCCTGGGGGCCTGATCTCATTACGATTTACAATACCGCGTTCTCCCCCATTCTCGGGAAGAAACAAAATGTGCTCGGGTCACCCTTTGCCAAGGTGTGGGCGGAAGTCTGGGATGATCTGGGGCCAATTGCCAAGCGCGCCATGTCAGGCGATGCCACTTTCATCGAGGACTTTCCCCTGGTCATCAACCGCAACGGTTATGACGAGCAAGCCTATTTTACCTTCTGCTACAGCCCGATTTACGATGAGCACGGCAATGTTGCGGGCATGATGGATACGGTCATCGAAACCACATCCAAGGTCGAGACCCAGCGCCGCTCTGATTTTCTGAACCGGGAATTGCAACACCGCATGAAGAACATGCTGGGATCCGTCTCCGCGATCACCAACCAGACCTTGCGGAATGCCGAGTCTGTTGAAGAAGCGCGCGGGGCGTTGCTGCATCGCATTGAAACGCTGGCGACAGCACACAGCAAGATTCTGGAGCGGCAATCTGACAGTGCGGAACTGTTTGAAGTCGTCACCGATGCCCTGAAGCCTCATATCGGCAATTTCAGTGAACAGGTCAGCATGACGGGGCCCAAAATTTCCATCAATGAACGCCAGTCGCTGGCACTGGCGCTAGCCGTCAATGAACTGGCGACAAATGCCGTGAAATATGGTGCGCTCAAGCATACGGATGGCGGCCTGACCATTGAATGGGGTCTGGACGAGGACACCGATACGAAACACAGGTTCTTTTTTATCTGGAGCGAGAATACCGGCCAACCAGTCCAACCGCCTTCCCGTCAGGGTTTTGGCAGCAAGCTGATGTGCCAGATCGTGCCGGTTGATTTTGGCGGCCACGCCCAACTGGATTACACGGATTCCGGGGTCGTTTACAGCTTGCGTGGCAGTTGCGGTGACCTGACTGAGCACTAA
- the ilvC gene encoding ketol-acid reductoisomerase, protein MRVYYDRDADLNMLKSKKVAIIGYGSQGRAHALNLKDSGITDIAVGLRPGSSTAKKVEADGLKVMSVAEVAKWADLMMMATPDELQADIYRDEIAPNIRDGAAIAFAHGLNVHFGLIEPKDTVDVLMVAPKGPGHTVRGEFEKGGGVPCLIAVHHDATGNAHDLGLAYASGVGGGRSGIIETNFKEECETDLFGEQAVLCGGLVELIRAGFETLVEGGYAPEMAYFECLHEVKLIVDLIYQGGIANMNYSISNTAEWGEYVSGPRIITSETKAEMKRVLADIQSGRFTSEWMQEYRAGASRFKAIRRNNDAHQIEEVGAKLREMMPWIKAGALVDKDRN, encoded by the coding sequence ATGCGCGTTTATTATGATCGGGATGCCGATCTGAATATGTTGAAGTCCAAAAAGGTTGCCATCATCGGTTACGGTTCGCAGGGCCGTGCCCATGCCCTGAATCTGAAAGATTCCGGCATTACCGATATCGCTGTTGGCCTGCGCCCCGGCTCCTCCACCGCCAAGAAGGTGGAAGCGGACGGCCTCAAGGTAATGAGCGTTGCCGAAGTGGCCAAATGGGCCGACCTGATGATGATGGCGACCCCTGATGAATTGCAGGCCGACATCTATCGCGACGAAATCGCCCCGAACATCCGTGACGGCGCTGCAATCGCCTTCGCCCATGGCCTGAACGTACATTTTGGCCTGATTGAGCCGAAGGATACCGTTGACGTGCTGATGGTTGCGCCCAAGGGCCCCGGCCACACCGTGCGCGGCGAATTCGAAAAAGGCGGCGGCGTGCCCTGCCTGATCGCTGTCCATCATGACGCAACCGGCAATGCCCATGACCTTGGTCTCGCCTATGCATCAGGCGTTGGTGGCGGCCGTTCGGGCATCATCGAGACCAATTTCAAGGAAGAATGCGAAACCGATCTGTTCGGTGAGCAGGCTGTGCTTTGCGGTGGTCTGGTTGAACTGATCCGCGCCGGTTTCGAAACCCTGGTTGAAGGCGGCTATGCGCCTGAAATGGCCTATTTCGAATGCCTGCACGAAGTGAAGCTGATTGTTGACCTGATCTATCAGGGCGGCATTGCCAACATGAACTATTCGATCTCCAACACCGCTGAGTGGGGCGAGTATGTGTCGGGTCCGCGCATCATCACCTCCGAGACCAAGGCTGAAATGAAGCGGGTTCTCGCTGACATCCAGTCCGGCCGTTTCACCTCCGAGTGGATGCAGGAATACCGCGCCGGCGCATCGCGCTTCAAGGCAATCCGCCGCAATAACGACGCCCACCAGATCGAGGAAGTCGGCGCAAAGCTGCGCGAGATGATGCCCTGGATCAAGGCAGGCGCTTTGGTCGACAAGGACCGCAACTAG
- a CDS encoding TetR/AcrR family transcriptional regulator, giving the protein MSTDTVIAGHELTPRQGEVLDAALSLLVSVGDKLTMNAVARQASCSKETLYKWFGDREGLLSATVQWQAAKVRMPQIDKARLDAASLRQSVEQFGRDLLAVLAGRTSVALNRIAITHAASDSSGLGGVVLEYGRRTMGRRLKPVLEAGRDAGLLAFADSEEAFRTFFGLVVRDVQVRLLLGDTLSLEPDEIDADAQRAAAQFFALYGAKG; this is encoded by the coding sequence TTGAGCACTGACACCGTCATTGCCGGACATGAGTTGACCCCGCGTCAGGGCGAGGTGCTGGATGCGGCGCTGTCGCTACTGGTGTCGGTGGGCGACAAGCTGACCATGAATGCGGTGGCGCGGCAGGCGAGCTGCTCCAAGGAGACGCTTTATAAATGGTTCGGCGACCGCGAGGGACTGTTGTCAGCGACCGTGCAATGGCAGGCGGCCAAGGTGCGTATGCCGCAGATCGACAAGGCCCGGCTCGATGCGGCGTCCTTGCGCCAAAGCGTTGAACAGTTCGGGCGCGACCTGCTGGCCGTCTTGGCCGGGCGCACTTCGGTGGCCCTGAACCGGATCGCCATCACCCATGCTGCCTCGGACAGTTCGGGGCTGGGGGGCGTGGTGCTTGAATATGGCCGGCGCACCATGGGCCGGCGGTTAAAGCCGGTACTGGAAGCGGGACGTGACGCAGGCCTTTTGGCCTTTGCAGATAGCGAAGAGGCGTTTCGCACCTTTTTCGGCCTGGTCGTCCGCGACGTGCAGGTGCGGCTCTTGCTGGGTGATACGCTCAGCCTTGAGCCTGATGAGATTGACGCCGATGCCCAAAGGGCCGCGGCGCAGTTTTTCGCTCTTTACGGGGCGAAGGGATAA
- the arsC gene encoding arsenate reductase (glutaredoxin) (This arsenate reductase requires both glutathione and glutaredoxin to convert arsenate to arsenite, after which the efflux transporter formed by ArsA and ArsB can extrude the arsenite from the cell, providing resistance.): MSITIYHNPACGTSRNTLAMIRQSGTEPEVIEYLETPPSREKLVELIGAMDISPRALLRQKGTPYDELGLGDDKWSDDELIDFMMAHPILINRPIVVTGKGTKLCRPSEAVLDILPNPDIGRFVKEDGEVIG; the protein is encoded by the coding sequence ATGTCGATCACCATCTACCACAATCCCGCCTGCGGCACCTCGCGCAATACACTGGCCATGATCCGCCAGAGCGGGACAGAACCGGAGGTGATTGAATATCTTGAAACGCCACCCAGCCGCGAAAAACTGGTCGAACTGATCGGGGCGATGGATATTTCCCCCCGCGCCCTGTTGCGCCAGAAGGGCACGCCCTATGACGAACTGGGGCTGGGGGACGACAAGTGGTCCGATGACGAACTGATCGACTTCATGATGGCGCATCCGATTCTCATCAACCGGCCGATTGTGGTGACCGGAAAAGGTACAAAACTCTGCCGACCTTCCGAAGCGGTGCTCGATATTCTGCCCAATCCCGATATCGGGCGATTTGTGAAGGAAGATGGCGAAGTCATTGGCTGA